The genomic DNA ACAAATAATATCTCATAGAATAAAAGGAGTTACAATGAAACAGTTTAATTATTCgttaaagaacaaaaaaaaaaaacgtacaGACGTATCTCGACGCAACTATATTAGTTACATCATACGTTTTTTTATCAGGCTAGAGCCCAACAAGGCCAATAAAAGATATCTCACTTGTCagtcatattattattttccgaGGTAAGGCTTTAAACCATTTAACCATTTATTGTTAATCATCCAAAATCTTACTCGTGAGTCCCGGATTCCTCATCCTTCATCGGGGGAGGACAGTAGGAGGGGCGGAAGGCGAGCGGTCCAGCGGTGTAGATGACAGCCTCGTACCCATGTCTGACCAAATGCTTGTCCTCGTACCTGAGCTTCGCGCCGTACATGCCGTAGTTGATGTTGGAGAGCAGGTTGCAGTCCTCCAGTGGCGATGACACGAGCTTGACGCTGCAGGCATGGAGCGGGTGGTCCAGGATCGGGTGTGCCATCTTGAATCCCTTCAGCTGGCCGTAGAAGTACCCATGTGGGTCCGTCTCGAACACCTGATGATGGC from Punica granatum isolate Tunisia-2019 chromosome 2, ASM765513v2, whole genome shotgun sequence includes the following:
- the LOC116194947 gene encoding non-classical arabinogalactan protein 30, which produces MANGSFLLLSAILLAALATGVHGYAPPAKTPVPETTIEVVVEAMVYCQSCKYQGTWSLSDAKPIASAKVSVICKNYHRHVTYYKVFETDPHGYFYGQLKGFKMAHPILDHPLHACSVKLVSSPLEDCNLLSNINYGMYGAKLRYEDKHLVRHGYEAVIYTAGPLAFRPSYCPPPMKDEESGTHE